From Acinonyx jubatus isolate Ajub_Pintada_27869175 chromosome E2, VMU_Ajub_asm_v1.0, whole genome shotgun sequence:
AGTCTCTTCCTCTTTCGGATCCGGGAATCTAgactcccagccccctcctccctgggacaCAGGAGTCCGGGCTCCCGGCTTCCTCCCTCCCAAGACTGAGGGGCCTGGAGTTTGaggccccacctccccccagggACCCAGCGTCTGTTGCCCCGCTGGAGATGTGAGAGGTCCCCTTCCCGTCCCACTTAGGACAGGCGGCTCTGCCCCTCTTGACTCACGCTGGCAGGGCATCCTGGGAGAGCGGCTCTGCTGGTAGCCAGGACCACAGCGGTTGCACGTCAGGCCGGTGACCCCTAGCTTGCAGGAGCACTGCCCGCTGGTCTGGTTGCAGATGCCACCCGTCGCCCCAATAGGGTGACACTGGCAGGCTGCGTGAGGAGAAGGGCCCGGGGATCTGGAGTGTCTGGGCCCCGGGTGCTCCTTCCCAAtcgcccagccccctcctccctcagacccaggagtcagGTCCCGCCCGCCTCTCTTCCTAGGCCCCGCTCCAGACTACACTCACCCCTGCAGGCCTTGCGGCTGGTGATAGGCTGGCCGGGGTCCCTCCAGAACCCCGGGCGGCAGTAGTGACAGTGGCGCCCAGCCGTGTGGTGGCGGCACCGCTCACAGACGCCCCCGCTCCGGCCGCCAGACAGCCTGAACAGCTCCGAGTTGAACCTGCAGCGTCGGGCATGCTGGTTGCAGGAACAGGCTAGAAAGAGGACGGAGCAGGCGCGCATCAGGCCCGGCCTTGCTGCTCTGGGCCCCGGGCTCGCTCCCCACTGCCCGCAGGAGAAGAAATAAAGCGCGAGAGCGGGTACAAAGAAGAGATGGCCGGGGGTCCCGGGGTAAGCCTGGCTCCCCGAACCTCCTCGTTCTCATCTTGGGGTGCACTGGACTGAAGTGGGTAACCCCGAGGGGCCCGATGGACCGCCCGAATGTCCCTGAGACGCTGGGGTTCAGCACGAGCGCTGCGGGCACGGGCTGTGGAGTCAGACCCCGCACGTCCGCTCCCCACTGTGTTCCTCGAGCAAATGACTTTTCTGCAGCTCAGCCTCCTTTGCCGTAAGATGACAGTTCCGATGTCTACTACTTCCGGAGGCTTAAAGGAAACCAAAAGGATGTGAAGTTCTTGACCCGGGGCCTGACCCAGAGCCTGCCCTTGCCTGTGGGGAGTTTCTGCGCGCCCGGTGCTGCACATTTCGTTCTCGGAACGGCTCTGTGAGGTTCACGGCTTACAAAGTAATACAGCTGAGGGGGTGGCAGGGGCAGGGTCGGCCCCCAGGCCTTCTGGCTCAAGTCTGTGCACCGCGCAAGCAGGGTCCAGTGTGGCCCGCGCCCCGCGCGAGGATTCTGTGCGGTGTGTGTCTTCCTGGGGGGCTCTGGTCAGGGAGGCAGTGGGCGTCGAACCTTACTGCTTCTCACAATTGCCAGGAAACAGCTTCTCGGGGCGCACCCCCAGGGATCTGTGGTTCTGGCGAGCGAGATGCTGACTCGGGTTCGCGGGTTCGCGGGGCCGTTCTTTGGAGAGATTTAAGGAGGGGCCTGGGCTGGCAAGGCCCAAGGACGCGGAGAAGCGGTAGAAAGGTCAGCAAACTGAGGCAGCCGTGCGTTCTTGGGAAAATGAGGCCCCTCTCTAAACCGTGGCTTCCTCCCATCCAGTGGGGACCTCAGTCCTTCTCCCCCAGGGCTTCCATGGGCCTGGAGGCGGCTGGTGCTCTTTAGGTTATCAGTGGGAAGAATCTGGCTTTGGATTCCTTCTGACCTGAGGGTGATCACTTCACCTCACTTGCGCCCGGAAAACTCCGGTGACGGGAAGGGGTTCAGATCACCCCCGTCGGTCAGACCCGCGGCTCTGCCACAGGACTTAGTCCCACCCTGTGCGCCCAGACCCTGCTTCCTCACGACACCGTCGGCTTCTTGCCCAGATTCAGAGTGCCGGCGCCACGCTCGGCCTGGGGCCGTGTGGTGACCCTCAGACAGAAGGCCTCCCCCGCTCCCAGGCCCTGTCCGGGCCCAGGACGACCCCCGGCCCGCCCCCAGACAACGTGAGTCTCCCCTCAGGGCTCAGATCTGGCTGGTAGAGCGGAGTGGAGCTACCTCCCGGGGCCTGGTGCGGGGCCTGGTAACAAACGCACAGCATCAGCCAGGACGGCAGAGGCcggaggcagaagagagggggCTGTCTCTGAGGAGGGGCAGCTGGCAcatgggcagggcagggcccagaCCCTGGAATCTCCCGCCTGGAAAAACCCgagggagggtggaggcagggaaggtGTGGAGCAGGCCTGGAGCTTGCCGGGCTAGCCGGATGGCCCGGTGGATCGCCCGTTATCTAGGAAGGTCTGGCTTCCCGAGTCCAGTCCCAGCACCGCCGCTTGCTGGCATCGAGACTTAAAAGCAAGTGGGGCGGCCCCTCGGGCCCCCACCCTCTTCATCCGGGGAGTGGTAACATTGGCGATTCCGCAGTGAGGCCTTCCTTGGCGCCAGGTACCATGTGCTAAGCTTTATTGTAAGGACTCTATGCATATCAACTCACTGGGTTTTCACCACGGCCTGTAGAAGTGCTGTTACCAGCCCCGCTTGACAGGCGGAGGAaccggaggcacagagaggtcaggtcacttgcctgtggtcacacagccATGGAGCagaggagctgggatttgagcccaggccGGCCGGCCCGCCGCTGAGCCCGAGTGCCCATCTGCCACCCTGGGGCACCGAGTGTGACGGCACCTGACAGGAGCCAGGACCCCAGAGCGGGACTTCCCGAGCTCAGATTCTTGACCCTGCCGCTCCCTAGCTGTGTGTGCTTGGGCGGGGGCCTTCTTCCCCTccagcctcagcctcctcatCCGTGCAAGGGACCCGATGACAAGCCTGCCTGGTACCCAGCAGGCGATGGGTACATATGTATTCATGAATAAATCCTTCCCCCATGTGGTTGGTTTGGTGACTCGGGAAAAGTCCCGCTGCCCTGTTCCCCACGACCGTTGGGTAAATATCACCGGAGCACCTGCAGCAGCGGCATCATAATGGTGTGGGGGGCAGAGGCTGGAGAGACTGGAGCTCCCAGTGGGCGGCAGAGAGTGGCAGGCAGGTGGAgcctgcggggtggggggggggcgggggcggcgggaggagcctgcgggggggggggcgggggaggctgtgagggggggtgggaggagcctgtgggggggcgggggcgggggaggctgtgggggggggcggggggaggagcctgttggggggcgggggggaggcgaACGGGGGATCCCCTCAGGAGCAGTGGGGCTGAAGCAAGGAGCAAGCCCGGCTCGCAGGGGAGTGAGCACACTGCCCGCAGGGACCAGGGACCGGCTGCTACTGCCAGAGCCTCGGGGGCCGagtggtgggtgggggcaggaagagggggacCCAGGACTCacgcaggcaggggtgggggtgctggggcgTGGCGGGCCGCCAGGGCCAGTCTCGATGGGACGGGCGGCAGCTCTCGCAGCCTGGGCCGGTGGTGTGgtggcggcagcggcagcggggCGGCCGGGCGCGGGCAGCGCAGCGGGCAGCGTGGCCGTGGCACTGGCAGCGGCCTCGAACGCCACCTGCCGCCAGCCCCGCCCGGCCCCCGAACTCCACGCGGAGGTGACTGACCACCACGCTGGACTTAGGGCCCGGCGGGGCTCGGAAGGTCACCTTCTCGGGCCCCCCCAAGGCCCCAGGCCAGGCGGGTCTGCGCCACAGTGATCTCCAGGGGCCTCCGGTGGCCCAGGCAGCAGACAGGACCAGGGCCGGGGATCCTGGCGTGCAGAAGCGTAGGCTGACGGACGTCAGGAGGAAGGGGCCACCCAGGGCCAGGGTCAGACTCCCGTTGCAGGTGGCCGGGGGGCTGAGGTCCGCCCCCAGGGAGAGGGCACAGGCCTGGGGACAGGAGGCCGCCAGGCCGGCCAGCTGGGTCACCGGTGGGAGGCAGAAGCGGGGGCGGCCACCTGGATGGTAACACGGGTCTGCGGTGGCCTGGCTCAGGAGGAGCAAGAGGGCAAAGGTCACGGGCATGGTCCTAGCAGAGCAAGTacctggagaggaggagaggagaggagtgaCCAGGCCGAGGGTCGTCGGtcaccctccaccccctgctcccCGCAGGCTCTCTGAGGAACCCTAGCATTCCATCCCCGGCCCTGCCCAAGCCCCCCTGCCCGGCTGCTTCTAAGCGAGGAAAATAGTTCCATCTGGGGAGAATTACTGTTTACATAACCCAAAGGGAAAAGAACGCAAGCAAAATTGAGAATTTTGCCTGAACTAATCCGTAGCTTAACACCCCAGAGCTATCGTCAGTGTCGAGGGGCAgggggccctggggagagggcagcggtggggacagagggggaaTCCTAGAGAGGGCACCAGGGGGAGGGGCATTGAGAGACAGATGAAACTCAGAGACAAAGGGACAGAGGCACAGACGGCCGAAGACAGACAGGAGGGGACACAAGTGTAAGGGAAGGGCCAGGTGCAGAGAAGGAGCCATGAGGAGAGAGGACCGGACACAAGGGGAGGCCAGAAGGCCCAGATGGAGAGCGGCTGGGCACCCAGATCCACAGGGAACGGAGGGGATAGAGTGCCGGGGAGCCTGGGGCCCcggcagacaggcagacagacaggcagacctTGAGGCTCGGAGATAcccagggagcaggaggaggagagcagagagcagacAGCCTGGCTTGCCTGGCCcgtggggagcgggggggggggggggggggggggggggggggggtggggggggggggggggtgggggagggggggggacgagaagaggggaggggagggggctgggggaggggctcggCAGGGGATCAGAAGCGGGAGGCCAGGCCCCCAGCCCACGAGGATCAGAGCAGAGGCCCTTTCCCACGTGGGGCCCTAACCTTGTTCTCCACACCCAGGGCACGGAGGGGGATTATCGCCAAACAACCCAGCGGCCTCCactgccacccacccccagcctccaccctgcctTAACCCTTTCCCACCCAGGTGCCAAGCCCAGAGAAGTATGCTGAGGAACCGGAGGGGGGACACCCGGGGACTAGAAGCCTAGGTCACTCTGGAGCTGAAAAGCAGGGTTAAGAAAGCTGGTGCACGAGTCCCCCTTAGAATTCACCGTGGGAGAACCCTGTACTTGGATTTCTGAGGACTTTCTTATAATCTCAGCCCTCCCCACTCCCGCCTGCCATCCTAGGCCTCAGGGTCTGGAGAGCAGAGCTCCCACATTGTCTGCCCCCCCTAAGGTCCCCAGATTAGAAATGGGAACGGATGTGGGGGGTGGCAGGTGCTGAGAaagcgggcagagagagaggcaggacagGGCAGGGCCAGATGCCCAGGCGTCCAAGGGGGCCCGAAGTCCAGACCCTGGGATGGCAAGAGCTGGGAAGGACTGGGGTGCTGAAATGCCCCCCTGGTTTCCCGCTCCAGGGCTGGCAGCCCCTAGTGAGGAACTTCCTCAGGTTTGGGGGGGTCTTAGAGCCTTTCTGGGCCCCACTGTCCACGCCCTTAGCTTGCTCCCAGCCTGGGAGTCTGTGAGGCGTCTGGGGGTGCAGGTGGGGTCCCATCCTCCCCCAGCCTGCTTTCACAGGCCTGGCTGTCCCCACTGCAGTTGTCATGTGCAGAGACCACGTCCCCCTGCCCCAGATGACCGGCGTCACCCTCCGCCCCTCCCGAGGGGCCTGGCGCCATTTTGCTCACTGGCGGCAGCGGCATTTGCCCCATCCGTTACCGCCAGCCTTGTTAAGGGCCTGGCCCCCACCTCCTACCTCTCCTTTCTGACCTGGGTGGTTCATGGGGTACCACTTTCTGGACCCTAGCACCTTGGACGGCCAGGCCGTGAGTCCCCCGGTGTTCCTGAGGGGTCCAGAAGCCAGCCCCTGGCCATCTGGGAACCCAGATGGCCAGCCTCCTGTCCCTACCCGTCTGGGAACCGGAACATAcctcccgcgccccccccccccccccccccccccccccgccataagGAGAAAAGCCTAGCTGTGTTCCACCAGACCCACAGTAGGCCCCCCTGGCTGGGCAGTGTAGGGGGTCCGCCTGGAACCCAGGCTACTTTTCCCTGGCTTTTTTGCACACACCCTGCCCTTTGCCCCTGATGTTGGCCAAACCTGCACCCAAGAAGATTGTCCTCTGCGGTGCGTTCCTCCCGTGCTCTCCCGTCCCGCGGGAGCTCGGCGGCGGCGTGGGCTCTCAGGAGTGAGTGCAGAGTGGCTGTGGCCAGGCCCCAGGCTAGTGGGGGTTCTGGGCGggagctcagagcagagcccgcagAATCCAACACCAccaccgctccccccccccaccccccgccccaatcCCCTTCGCCAACCGCAGCCATGCTCTCCCCACAGGGACCCCAGCCAGCCCGCCACCCAGGACTATGTGGAGCGCCAAGGACATCGCCCGAGGGGGACAGCCCTGAGCAGGCTGGCCCAGGAGGCTCAAGGCAGGTAGGATGGGACAGCCGGCCAGGTGGGCTTTCCCGGGTCTCG
This genomic window contains:
- the NTN5 gene encoding netrin-5 isoform X2 encodes the protein MPVTFALLLLLSQATADPCYHPGSPALVLSAAWATGGPWRSLWRRPAWPGALGGPEKVTFRAPPGPKSSVVVSHLRVEFGGRAGLAAGGVRGRCQCHGHAARCAARARPPRCRCRHHTTGPGCESCRPSHRDWPWRPATPQHPHPCLPCSCNQHARRCRFNSELFRLSGGRSGGVCERCRHHTAGRHCHYCRPGFWRDPGQPITSRKACRACQCHPIGATGGICNQTSGQCSCKLGVTGLTCNRCGPGYQQSRSPRMPCQRIPEATTPLAPTPGAYSSDPQCQNYCNVSDTRVHMSLWRYCRQDYVLRAQVLASEAAGPAWQRLAVRVLAVYKQRARPVRRGGQDAWVPRADLACGCLRLRPDTDYLLLGSAAGGPDPARLVLDRHGVALPWRPRWARPLRRLQLQERAGGCRGLRPPTPSPGPEP
- the NTN5 gene encoding netrin-5 isoform X1, with product MPVTFALLLLLSQATADPCYHPGGRPRFCLPPVTQLAGLAASCPQACALSLGADLSPPATCNGSLTLALGGPFLLTSVSLRFCTPGSPALVLSAAWATGGPWRSLWRRPAWPGALGGPEKVTFRAPPGPKSSVVVSHLRVEFGGRAGLAAGGVRGRCQCHGHAARCAARARPPRCRCRHHTTGPGCESCRPSHRDWPWRPATPQHPHPCLPCSCNQHARRCRFNSELFRLSGGRSGGVCERCRHHTAGRHCHYCRPGFWRDPGQPITSRKACRACQCHPIGATGGICNQTSGQCSCKLGVTGLTCNRCGPGYQQSRSPRMPCQRIPEATTPLAPTPGAYSSDPQCQNYCNVSDTRVHMSLWRYCRQDYVLRAQVLASEAAGPAWQRLAVRVLAVYKQRARPVRRGGQDAWVPRADLACGCLRLRPDTDYLLLGSAAGGPDPARLVLDRHGVALPWRPRWARPLRRLQLQERAGGCRGLRPPTPSPGPEP